A region from the Pseudonocardia petroleophila genome encodes:
- a CDS encoding relaxase/mobilization nuclease domain-containing protein: MITKVVHGWRPAGLLAYLLGPGTSEVHRSPRVIASWDGLDAGWQPERTGPSEYDLQLGPLVDALHAPAIAAGLPTRAPQNGSKRGYVWHCSARLAASDRTLDDGQWADIARELLDGAGIAERGDPGGPRWVTIRHAEDHIHIAAVLVRQDTGRRFWPHHDYPKLRATARAIEQRLGLTFTAVADDTAARRPGRGELEKAARQGRGPARPELRRAAHEAAIRAGGPEEFVEELRAMGYRAELRRGPSGDALGYRIGRAGDVTAAGQQVFFSGSKLAPDLSLPQLCRRWAQNADRPGPAERPSSAEAEDVVVRARVAVGAPDPREGVDGIVHATGDVLTALAANDRGHKQGWSDAAERYERASRAPGGRVPDVGPVGTELRMLARRLLAVRGFRGKDAAGSVALAIAVAGLLHEIAAWQRERDRAHQAAAADAAGARLQARHLARRDPHLGSRGAPGSGRERAGFPREPGSATQVVPESEARMTRRSTGPRP; the protein is encoded by the coding sequence GTGATCACGAAGGTCGTTCACGGCTGGCGGCCGGCCGGTTTGCTGGCCTACCTGCTGGGCCCGGGCACGTCCGAGGTGCATCGTTCACCGCGGGTCATCGCGAGCTGGGACGGCCTCGACGCGGGCTGGCAGCCGGAGCGGACGGGACCCTCCGAGTACGACCTGCAGCTCGGCCCGCTGGTGGATGCGCTGCACGCGCCGGCGATCGCGGCGGGCCTACCGACCCGCGCGCCGCAGAACGGGTCGAAGCGCGGGTACGTGTGGCACTGCTCGGCCCGGCTGGCCGCGTCGGACCGCACCCTGGATGACGGGCAGTGGGCGGACATCGCTCGGGAACTGCTTGATGGTGCGGGCATCGCCGAGCGCGGCGATCCGGGTGGGCCGCGGTGGGTGACGATCCGGCACGCGGAGGACCACATCCACATCGCGGCCGTCCTGGTGCGCCAGGACACCGGCCGTCGGTTCTGGCCGCATCACGACTACCCGAAGCTGCGTGCGACCGCGCGGGCCATCGAGCAGCGTCTCGGCCTGACCTTCACCGCCGTGGCAGACGACACGGCGGCCCGGCGGCCGGGTCGGGGCGAGCTCGAGAAGGCGGCACGGCAGGGGCGCGGTCCGGCGAGACCGGAGCTGCGCCGCGCCGCGCACGAGGCGGCCATCCGGGCGGGCGGGCCGGAGGAGTTCGTCGAGGAGCTGCGGGCGATGGGCTATCGGGCGGAGCTGCGGCGAGGTCCGTCGGGTGACGCGCTGGGCTACCGGATTGGGAGGGCGGGTGACGTTACGGCGGCGGGCCAGCAGGTCTTCTTCAGCGGCAGCAAGCTCGCCCCGGACTTGTCGTTGCCGCAGCTGTGCCGCCGCTGGGCCCAGAACGCGGACCGGCCCGGTCCGGCTGAACGACCGTCGTCCGCGGAGGCCGAGGACGTCGTCGTCCGCGCCCGTGTGGCCGTCGGTGCGCCGGACCCGCGAGAAGGTGTCGACGGCATCGTCCATGCCACCGGCGACGTGCTGACCGCGCTTGCCGCGAACGACCGGGGTCACAAGCAGGGCTGGTCGGACGCCGCAGAACGGTACGAGCGAGCCTCGCGGGCGCCGGGTGGGCGGGTTCCCGACGTCGGCCCCGTGGGGACGGAACTGAGGATGCTCGCACGGCGACTGCTCGCCGTCCGCGGCTTCCGCGGGAAGGACGCGGCCGGCTCGGTGGCCCTGGCGATCGCTGTGGCCGGGCTCCTGCACGAGATCGCGGCCTGGCAACGCGAACGGGACCGCGCGCATCAGGCCGCCGCGGCCGACGCCGCGGGCGCCCGCCTGCAGGCCCGCCACCTGGCGCGGCGCGATCCCCACCTTGGCTCGAGAGGGGCACCGGGGAGCGGGAGGGAACGCGCCGGATTCCCGCGGGAGCCAGGCTCGGCCACACAGGTGGTGCCGGAGAGCGAGGCGAGGATGACGCGACGATCAACAGGCCCGCGGCCGTGA
- a CDS encoding prepilin peptidase, whose protein sequence is MAAILVTASCAVGAAALTPLLVRLAAATAHRKAVTTTPVRLALAATLGGVGAAAGARLDTAHAVGLLPLLILAGAAALVDARERRLPDVLTGCLAAVVAMATTLAVVGGHANGTRAMYGFLTGLLLAIIGKGLSDRAVGWGDVKLAPSLTACLAWSGWFTVYLGLLAWALLILATAGLLAVRSGRAVIVPYGPAMVTGTLMAVLVTA, encoded by the coding sequence GTGGCGGCGATCCTCGTGACGGCCAGCTGCGCCGTCGGCGCGGCCGCGCTCACACCCCTGCTGGTGCGCCTCGCAGCGGCGACGGCGCATCGCAAAGCCGTGACCACGACGCCGGTTCGCCTCGCGCTGGCCGCGACGCTCGGAGGCGTCGGTGCCGCAGCGGGCGCACGGCTCGACACCGCCCACGCGGTCGGGCTGCTCCCCCTACTGATCCTGGCCGGTGCTGCGGCGCTCGTCGACGCCCGTGAGCGCAGGCTCCCCGACGTTCTCACCGGCTGCCTCGCGGCCGTCGTCGCCATGGCGACCACTTTGGCTGTCGTCGGCGGGCACGCCAACGGCACACGGGCGATGTACGGCTTTCTCACCGGTCTCCTCCTCGCGATCATCGGGAAGGGGCTGAGCGACCGGGCGGTGGGCTGGGGCGACGTCAAACTCGCACCGAGCCTGACCGCGTGCCTGGCCTGGAGCGGCTGGTTCACCGTGTACCTCGGCCTGCTCGCCTGGGCATTACTCATCCTGGCGACCGCGGGCCTGCTCGCGGTCCGTTCAGGTCGGGCCGTGATCGTGCCGTACGGCCCCGCGATGGTCACCGGAACTCTGATGGCGGTGCTGGTCACGGCCTGA
- a CDS encoding LysM peptidoglycan-binding domain-containing protein: MLRLVRGLIALVTLAGLVAGVPAALWSLGSPFLPDRLPTVDDVVVALTRPDDGSLLLGLLVLVGWIVWLQLAYSILVETAAQVRSLPMHRPDRFGFRTTRTLAALLIGWVLTMAATPATASTTAPVTVSTSFLPAAAASAESPAGPVHVVQARDTLWDIAARVLGDPLRWREIFDLNDGHLQADGGRLSDGSVLHVGWELRLPAEPDPSEVRVRVEVGDSLTGLADQHLGDPGRYPDLYEVNVGVRQPDGGYLDDPDVIRPGWLLSVPTIDGPVDQPMDDIPPPVDGTGPEPPPLTTSTPTPELPVPTGDPLTSIPLPETSAPTPPSNPTGGTDTAETSFAVPAALVVSGLAASGIVTGIVAYRRRQTRWRRTGRQIALPDLDHSRLESATVTAAQTAGTRFLDTVLRSLTVTPGLHGLPSLEAVWLAPTGIDLVLTEPRDAVPPFVAEDDGSVWHVDAEAALPITEQEAVGVANPFPALVSLGTGEDGATLLVDAERAGALHLVGDRTRTIDLVRNMAVELGTCRWADDTSVMIVGLEAGLTDLPPNRVEQVEDVRTAAGRLRAAMSATQEHLARVDGGSVVDMRVRDQLSDSWVVSVLLVAEPDETQLQTLAELCRELASGARTSAAVITAGASTTLPGEQVHIDSGGTMRIPRLDTGTLRAEQMPADIALGLLSVIGTALEHDVPVPSAPQPQPWADSMRSDGSLQPDTDSPEADPLVIEIDDSDESPARQPLLAEDADQQSDPAAHRRLLLVEKQDPELDDDVALWREEGPSARPLVSILGEPAFAAAGPLPEKRHSWYVEVVVYLALHPAGVDRDKITTDLWPEGSTVRPPTIRRAVAEARQWAGKDRSVDPPVDHIPSISPAGGDRYRITGHLMDWDLFRRLRKRAQARVAAGRRADATDDYENALRLVRGPVLHPPRQRGYGWLHNPDQRHEHLIPGFIIDTAHELVDLALDDGDIARARFAAETAQRVDPDRTFDRPFTDLMRIAHAAGDLAEMREHAELLLAERGFEVGEDLPPESFAVFDALFPHGLRVPTS, from the coding sequence ATGTTGCGGCTGGTGCGCGGGCTGATCGCGCTCGTCACCCTGGCCGGGCTGGTCGCGGGAGTCCCGGCCGCTCTGTGGTCGCTCGGGTCGCCGTTCCTCCCCGACCGACTACCGACCGTGGACGACGTCGTCGTGGCACTCACCCGACCCGATGACGGCAGCCTGCTGCTCGGGCTGCTCGTGCTCGTCGGCTGGATCGTCTGGCTGCAGCTCGCCTACTCGATACTGGTCGAGACTGCGGCCCAGGTTCGCTCGCTGCCGATGCACCGTCCTGATCGGTTCGGGTTCCGGACGACCCGCACGCTCGCCGCTTTGCTCATCGGCTGGGTCCTCACCATGGCCGCCACACCGGCGACCGCATCCACCACGGCTCCCGTCACGGTGAGCACATCCTTCCTTCCCGCTGCCGCTGCGTCAGCGGAGTCACCGGCGGGACCCGTTCACGTCGTGCAGGCTCGTGACACGTTGTGGGACATCGCAGCCCGCGTCCTGGGCGATCCGCTGCGGTGGCGCGAGATCTTCGATCTCAACGACGGACATCTCCAGGCTGACGGCGGCCGGCTGAGCGACGGATCGGTTCTGCATGTCGGGTGGGAGCTGCGCCTGCCAGCCGAACCGGACCCTTCCGAGGTACGGGTGCGCGTCGAGGTCGGGGACAGCCTCACCGGTCTCGCAGACCAGCACCTCGGCGACCCGGGTCGGTACCCGGACCTCTACGAGGTCAACGTCGGTGTCCGGCAGCCGGACGGCGGTTATCTGGACGACCCCGACGTGATCCGACCCGGCTGGCTCCTCTCCGTCCCCACCATCGACGGACCCGTCGATCAACCGATGGACGACATCCCGCCGCCTGTCGACGGCACCGGTCCCGAGCCGCCACCCCTCACCACCTCGACACCGACACCCGAGCTCCCTGTCCCGACCGGGGATCCGCTGACGTCGATCCCGCTGCCCGAGACATCGGCACCGACCCCGCCGAGTAACCCGACCGGCGGCACCGACACCGCAGAGACGTCGTTCGCAGTTCCAGCAGCGCTCGTCGTCTCCGGGCTGGCGGCCAGCGGGATCGTCACCGGAATCGTCGCGTACCGGCGTCGTCAGACGCGCTGGCGCCGCACCGGCCGCCAGATCGCCCTGCCGGATCTGGACCATTCCCGGCTCGAGTCCGCCACAGTCACCGCAGCGCAGACCGCCGGGACGCGGTTCCTGGACACCGTGCTGAGATCCCTCACCGTCACGCCCGGCTTGCACGGGCTGCCGTCGTTGGAGGCCGTCTGGCTCGCACCGACGGGTATTGATCTCGTGCTCACCGAGCCACGGGACGCGGTCCCGCCGTTCGTCGCGGAGGACGACGGATCGGTGTGGCACGTCGATGCGGAGGCGGCCTTGCCGATCACGGAGCAGGAGGCCGTCGGTGTCGCGAACCCGTTCCCCGCTCTCGTCTCCCTCGGCACCGGTGAGGACGGCGCGACCCTGCTGGTCGACGCCGAGCGAGCAGGTGCGCTCCACCTCGTCGGCGATCGGACCAGGACGATCGACCTGGTCAGGAACATGGCGGTCGAGCTCGGCACGTGCCGTTGGGCCGATGACACCTCGGTCATGATCGTCGGACTGGAGGCCGGCCTGACAGACCTCCCCCCGAACCGGGTCGAGCAGGTCGAGGACGTCCGGACCGCGGCCGGTCGTCTGCGAGCGGCGATGTCGGCGACGCAGGAGCACCTGGCGAGGGTCGACGGCGGCTCCGTGGTGGACATGCGGGTCCGGGACCAGCTCAGCGACTCCTGGGTCGTCAGTGTCCTGCTTGTGGCCGAGCCCGACGAGACGCAACTGCAGACGCTCGCCGAGCTGTGCCGGGAGCTCGCATCCGGTGCACGAACCTCGGCCGCCGTCATCACCGCCGGAGCATCGACAACGCTTCCCGGGGAACAGGTGCACATCGACTCCGGCGGCACGATGCGGATACCGCGGCTGGACACGGGAACGTTGCGCGCCGAGCAGATGCCCGCCGACATCGCCCTCGGGCTGCTCTCGGTCATCGGCACCGCGCTGGAGCACGACGTGCCGGTACCGTCCGCGCCCCAGCCTCAGCCCTGGGCCGACAGCATGCGCAGCGACGGGTCCCTGCAGCCTGACACGGATTCCCCAGAGGCCGATCCGCTCGTGATCGAAATCGACGATTCGGATGAATCCCCGGCTCGCCAACCGCTCCTTGCGGAGGATGCTGATCAACAGTCTGACCCAGCTGCCCACCGGCGGTTGCTCCTGGTGGAGAAGCAGGACCCGGAGTTGGACGATGACGTCGCGCTGTGGCGCGAGGAGGGACCGTCAGCGCGCCCGCTCGTCTCGATCCTCGGCGAACCGGCCTTCGCCGCTGCCGGTCCCCTGCCCGAGAAGCGGCACAGCTGGTATGTCGAGGTCGTGGTTTACCTGGCGCTGCACCCGGCGGGCGTCGACCGGGACAAGATCACAACCGATCTCTGGCCGGAAGGGAGCACCGTGCGGCCCCCGACGATCCGGCGCGCCGTTGCGGAGGCGCGGCAGTGGGCCGGCAAGGACCGCAGCGTCGACCCACCGGTCGACCACATCCCGAGCATCTCACCCGCCGGCGGTGACCGATACCGGATCACGGGGCACCTCATGGACTGGGACCTGTTCCGGCGCCTGCGCAAACGCGCGCAGGCCCGCGTTGCCGCCGGTCGACGAGCCGACGCGACGGACGACTACGAGAACGCCCTGAGGCTCGTCCGCGGCCCGGTCCTCCACCCCCCGCGGCAGCGGGGATACGGCTGGTTGCACAACCCCGACCAGCGCCACGAGCACCTCATCCCCGGCTTCATCATCGACACCGCTCACGAGCTGGTCGACCTCGCACTCGACGACGGTGACATCGCGCGCGCCCGGTTCGCGGCCGAGACGGCCCAACGGGTCGACCCGGACCGCACCTTTGACCGCCCGTTCACCGACCTGATGCGCATCGCCCACGCAGCGGGCGATCTCGCCGAGATGCGCGAACACGCCGAGCTGCTCCTCGCCGAGCGAGGGTTCGAGGTCGGCGAGGACCTTCCACCCGAGAGCTTCGCCGTGTTCGACGCGTTGTTCCCGCACGGCCTCCGCGTCCCGACCAGCTGA
- a CDS encoding TadG family pilus assembly protein: MTRTEDERDRGGGSVSAPMAIAMLALIAVSGLAIDGARKAQQIATADATAEEAARAGGQVVDLAAVQRGEAALDPNNARAAAQEYLEAAGVTGEVFLVAPDRIRVEVVLRQPTVLLGLVGVDEISATGSAEADVVPSQPGPAGG, translated from the coding sequence ATGACCCGGACCGAGGACGAACGGGACCGCGGCGGCGGATCGGTCAGCGCACCGATGGCCATCGCGATGCTGGCGCTGATCGCGGTCAGCGGACTGGCGATCGACGGAGCCCGCAAGGCCCAGCAGATCGCCACTGCCGACGCCACGGCCGAGGAAGCCGCACGCGCGGGCGGTCAGGTCGTCGACCTGGCTGCGGTCCAGCGCGGCGAGGCGGCGCTGGACCCGAACAACGCACGCGCAGCGGCCCAGGAGTACCTGGAGGCCGCTGGCGTGACCGGCGAGGTGTTCCTGGTGGCCCCGGACCGGATCCGGGTAGAGGTCGTCCTCCGGCAACCCACTGTGCTTCTCGGGCTGGTGGGTGTGGACGAGATCTCGGCGACGGGCTCGGCCGAGGCCGATGTCGTGCCGTCGCAGCCCGGGCCGGCTGGTGGGTGA
- a CDS encoding TadE/TadG family type IV pilus assembly protein has translation MIARGERGGGPSVEAALLATLMGLLIGFVIAVGRLVAAESACDQAARAAARIASIERDAAQAQVQGQMAAESAVASQGLTLAQLAVTIDTSQLSRPLGEPGVVRADVACQVRWSDLAVPGAPGFHDLEASFTSPIDQFRERQR, from the coding sequence ATGATCGCGCGAGGGGAACGGGGAGGCGGGCCATCGGTCGAGGCCGCGTTGCTGGCCACGTTGATGGGTCTGCTCATCGGTTTCGTCATCGCCGTCGGACGTCTGGTCGCTGCCGAGTCGGCCTGTGACCAGGCTGCCCGCGCGGCCGCGCGCATCGCCTCCATCGAGCGCGATGCGGCCCAGGCGCAGGTGCAGGGCCAGATGGCGGCCGAATCCGCTGTGGCATCCCAGGGTCTGACGTTGGCGCAGCTCGCCGTCACGATCGACACCAGCCAGTTGAGCCGACCACTCGGCGAGCCGGGCGTCGTACGAGCCGACGTCGCGTGCCAGGTGCGGTGGTCAGACCTCGCTGTGCCGGGCGCGCCTGGATTTCACGATCTTGAAGCGTCGTTCACCAGCCCGATAGACCAATTCCGGGAACGACAGCGATGA
- a CDS encoding TadE family protein, with protein MTTPTDTGERGGSTSVQMAILWIAMITFILAVVQTALLYLAGQLALTAAEDGLRSGRYYGVGSAEQARLSAEDFLSRAAGTTLGAPTVEAVISDDGGTLQVSVSGTVLAVVPGMELHVDKQATGAIEQVTP; from the coding sequence ATGACGACGCCGACAGACACCGGGGAACGGGGCGGATCCACCAGCGTGCAGATGGCGATCCTGTGGATAGCCATGATCACATTCATCCTGGCCGTCGTCCAGACCGCGCTGCTGTACCTGGCCGGCCAGCTCGCACTCACCGCAGCCGAGGACGGGCTGCGGTCGGGCCGCTACTACGGCGTCGGATCCGCGGAGCAGGCCCGCCTCAGCGCCGAGGACTTCCTCTCCCGCGCCGCGGGCACCACCCTCGGCGCACCGACGGTGGAGGCGGTGATCAGCGACGACGGTGGAACGCTGCAGGTGAGCGTCAGCGGGACCGTGCTCGCAGTCGTTCCCGGTATGGAGCTGCACGTCGACAAGCAGGCGACGGGCGCGATCGAGCAGGTCACGCCATGA